In Blastopirellula sp. J2-11, a single genomic region encodes these proteins:
- the ilvB gene encoding biosynthetic-type acetolactate synthase large subunit, whose product MLGADIMIESLVRHGVDVIFAYPGGCSMPLHQALTRYKDKIRTILPRHEQGGGFAAQGVARTTGKVGVCMATSGPGATNLVTAIADAKLDSIPMVAITAQVPRAVIGSDAFQETPIVEVCRGITKHHYLVTDIADLTRIMKEAFHIASTGRPGPVLIDIPKDVQLEQIVPDWDCPMNLPGYNYEVRTAKPEQIKQIAAAIKRAKRPMIYSGGGIITSGASEELRELVEKTGIPITTTVMGLGSFPGDDPLSMDMLGMHGTVYANYAVQNCDLLISLGVRFDDRVTGKLAEFAKQAKIIHIDIDPSEINKNKLAHFPVVSDLKPALRMLCDIVEKPEDISEWVAQCAKWKKDEPLKYDTSFDGILQQHAIAELNAICKERETIISVGVGQHQMWAAQFYKFKQPRTWLSSSGLGTMGFGLPAAMGAQVAFPDALCIDIEGDGSFTMNIQELATCFCEKLPVKVMLLNNQHLGMVVQWEDRFMSGNRAHTYLGPVHHPEATGDGNERYAAERYPDFVMIAKGFGCGGATVSRKSELRAAIEEMINYDGPYVLDVQVPYQEQVLPMIPSGMTVNDIIKE is encoded by the coding sequence ATGCTTGGCGCTGACATCATGATCGAATCGTTGGTACGGCACGGCGTAGATGTCATCTTCGCCTACCCCGGCGGTTGCAGCATGCCGTTGCACCAGGCGCTGACGCGCTACAAAGACAAGATCCGCACGATCCTGCCGCGGCACGAACAAGGGGGCGGTTTCGCCGCTCAAGGCGTCGCGCGCACCACCGGCAAAGTCGGCGTTTGCATGGCGACCAGCGGACCGGGCGCAACCAATCTGGTGACGGCGATCGCCGACGCCAAGCTTGACAGCATCCCGATGGTCGCGATCACCGCTCAAGTGCCGCGAGCCGTCATCGGTTCAGACGCGTTTCAGGAAACGCCGATCGTCGAAGTTTGTCGCGGCATCACCAAACATCACTACCTAGTGACCGACATTGCCGACTTGACCCGGATCATGAAAGAAGCGTTCCATATCGCTTCGACGGGTCGTCCTGGTCCGGTGTTGATCGACATTCCGAAAGATGTCCAGCTAGAGCAGATTGTTCCTGATTGGGACTGTCCGATGAATCTGCCGGGCTACAACTATGAAGTCCGTACGGCCAAGCCGGAACAGATCAAGCAAATCGCCGCGGCGATCAAGCGGGCCAAACGTCCGATGATCTACTCCGGCGGCGGCATCATCACCTCGGGCGCTTCGGAAGAGCTGCGAGAGTTGGTCGAAAAGACCGGCATTCCGATCACGACCACGGTGATGGGGCTCGGCAGCTTTCCCGGCGACGATCCGCTCAGCATGGACATGCTGGGGATGCACGGTACGGTTTACGCGAACTACGCGGTGCAAAATTGCGACTTGCTGATTTCGCTGGGCGTTCGCTTTGACGATCGCGTGACCGGCAAACTGGCCGAGTTCGCCAAGCAAGCGAAGATCATCCATATCGACATTGATCCGTCCGAGATCAACAAGAACAAGCTGGCTCACTTCCCGGTCGTCAGCGACCTGAAACCGGCGCTGCGCATGCTGTGCGATATTGTCGAGAAGCCGGAAGACATTTCAGAATGGGTCGCACAGTGCGCCAAGTGGAAGAAAGACGAGCCGTTGAAGTACGATACGTCGTTTGACGGTATCCTGCAGCAACATGCGATCGCCGAGTTGAACGCGATTTGCAAAGAGCGTGAGACGATCATCTCGGTCGGCGTCGGCCAGCATCAAATGTGGGCCGCGCAGTTCTACAAGTTCAAGCAGCCCCGCACGTGGCTCAGCAGTAGCGGCCTGGGGACGATGGGCTTCGGTCTGCCGGCCGCGATGGGCGCTCAGGTCGCATTCCCTGACGCGTTGTGCATCGACATCGAAGGGGACGGCAGCTTCACGATGAACATCCAAGAGTTGGCGACCTGCTTCTGCGAAAAACTGCCGGTCAAAGTGATGCTGCTCAACAACCAGCATCTCGGCATGGTCGTGCAGTGGGAAGATCGTTTCATGTCCGGCAACCGCGCCCACACCTATCTGGGCCCGGTTCACCATCCGGAAGCGACCGGCGATGGTAACGAACGTTACGCCGCTGAACGCTACCCGGACTTCGTGATGATCGCCAAAGGCTTCGGCTGCGGCGGCGCGACGGTCAGTCGCAAGTCCGAACTGCGGGCCGCAATCGAAGAGATGATCAATTACGACGGGCCTTACGTGCTGGACGTCCAAGTCCCGTACCAAGAACAAGTGTTGCCGATGATTCCGTCCGGCATGACGGTCAACGACATCATTAAAGAGTAA
- a CDS encoding DUF4041 domain-containing protein — protein sequence MAILFLGLFILAMFGCAGLFFYAQQIVEKNHSLEDRIDVLKKYEPIVNVERECQRIHSDAVEYARTTVQAANSEVAVFRAEIEQAKIVAAHYQQTAAAMQNVIEGYGAQYLASPHELLDDLATHYDHTSAGAELKKARTISKEIIRTGRAATSNVGDPNVRKSAIDFVTEVFVGKTDAILSKVKSDNYGILVQKLADSFTLVNHTGANFGNTFITPEFYEAKRQELQWAVAVQEFRQQEKEEQRQIREQMREEERARREFERAIREAEDEERRLKQAMEQAKRELESASIEQRSVYEARLAELETKLADAEAKGERAISMAQQTKQGNVYVISNIGSFGEDVFKVGLTRRLEPMERVKELGDASVPFSFDVHAMIPSENAPALEAELHRRFAAYQVNKINFRKEFFRIKIEQIKEVAEEMGYKVHWTMKASAEEYYESQNIENQSAVEDVMTM from the coding sequence ATGGCTATCTTATTTCTCGGCCTGTTTATCTTGGCAATGTTTGGCTGTGCTGGGCTTTTTTTTTATGCTCAACAAATCGTTGAAAAGAACCACTCTCTTGAGGATCGAATCGATGTCTTGAAAAAATACGAACCTATCGTAAATGTCGAACGGGAGTGCCAAAGAATTCACTCTGACGCCGTCGAATATGCTCGAACTACTGTTCAAGCGGCGAATAGTGAAGTCGCTGTGTTCCGGGCAGAAATAGAGCAAGCCAAGATAGTGGCAGCGCATTACCAGCAGACGGCAGCCGCTATGCAAAATGTTATCGAAGGTTATGGCGCTCAGTATCTTGCATCACCGCATGAATTGCTTGATGATCTCGCCACTCATTACGATCATACTTCGGCCGGTGCCGAGCTAAAGAAGGCACGCACCATCTCGAAAGAGATTATTCGAACCGGACGAGCTGCGACATCAAATGTCGGCGATCCCAATGTGAGGAAGTCCGCCATCGATTTCGTGACGGAAGTTTTCGTAGGAAAGACGGACGCTATCTTGTCTAAGGTCAAAAGCGATAACTATGGAATACTGGTGCAGAAACTCGCCGATAGCTTCACGTTGGTGAATCACACTGGCGCAAATTTCGGAAATACTTTCATTACTCCTGAATTCTATGAAGCCAAACGTCAAGAATTGCAATGGGCGGTCGCCGTACAAGAATTCCGCCAACAAGAAAAAGAAGAGCAGCGACAGATTCGTGAGCAAATGCGAGAGGAAGAACGCGCGCGACGTGAATTTGAACGTGCTATTCGCGAAGCGGAGGATGAAGAACGGCGACTAAAACAGGCGATGGAACAAGCGAAGCGAGAGCTAGAATCCGCTTCTATCGAACAACGTTCCGTCTATGAAGCGAGACTAGCCGAACTGGAGACGAAGCTCGCCGATGCCGAAGCGAAAGGCGAACGAGCAATCTCAATGGCCCAGCAGACCAAGCAAGGGAATGTCTATGTCATCTCGAACATCGGTTCCTTTGGCGAAGATGTGTTCAAAGTTGGACTAACGCGACGTCTTGAACCCATGGAACGAGTCAAAGAACTTGGCGATGCGAGCGTCCCCTTTTCTTTTGATGTGCATGCCATGATTCCAAGCGAAAATGCACCGGCGCTCGAAGCGGAACTTCATCGGCGATTCGCCGCATATCAGGTAAACAAGATTAACTTCCGCAAAGAATTTTTCCGTATCAAAATCGAGCAAATCAAAGAAGTCGCTGAAGAGATGGGATACAAGGTGCATTGGACGATGAAAGCATCTGCGGAAGAATATTACGAATCACAAAACATCGAGAATCAATCGGCCGTTGAAGATGTTATGACTATGTGA
- a CDS encoding CbiX/SirB N-terminal domain-containing protein, whose product MQSETSNNETIGIVVVDHGSRRAASNDLLLDVVQLFRQTTGRPIVEAAHMELAEPSIADAFARCVEQGAGLVIVHPYFLSPGRHWSQDIPRLAAQAAAQHPGVRHLVTAPLGLHQKMAEIMAERIEVCLARCRGEEVACGVCDEQTRCRLLD is encoded by the coding sequence TTGCAGAGCGAAACATCCAACAACGAAACAATCGGCATTGTCGTGGTGGATCACGGGAGCCGACGTGCCGCCAGCAACGACTTGCTGTTAGACGTGGTGCAGCTCTTCCGCCAAACGACGGGGCGCCCAATTGTCGAAGCGGCTCATATGGAATTGGCCGAACCGTCGATCGCTGACGCTTTCGCCCGGTGCGTCGAGCAAGGCGCGGGTTTGGTCATCGTTCATCCTTATTTTCTCTCGCCGGGCCGGCATTGGAGCCAAGATATCCCGCGTCTGGCGGCCCAAGCGGCCGCGCAACACCCCGGCGTCCGTCATTTGGTGACCGCACCGCTTGGTCTGCATCAAAAAATGGCCGAGATCATGGCCGAGAGGATCGAAGTCTGCCTGGCTCGCTGTCGCGGCGAGGAAGTCGCCTGCGGCGTTTGTGACGAACAGACGCGTTGTCGACTGCTCGATTGA
- a CDS encoding DUF5993 family protein encodes MDTLILLLILVTFCAMRGQKRWQVYLPFFASLIATFLLFLAHASSSLDLNF; translated from the coding sequence TTGGACACTCTGATTCTATTGCTCATCCTGGTTACCTTCTGCGCGATGCGAGGGCAGAAACGCTGGCAGGTTTATCTGCCGTTCTTCGCTTCTCTGATAGCGACGTTCCTGCTGTTTCTCGCCCATGCGTCGAGTTCGCTGGACCTCAACTTCTGA
- a CDS encoding AEC family transporter, whose translation MIDQIPTILGLTVAVFLVMSIGGSARHLGWLTREADEGMLKLCIRVLVPCLIFRSVVGNPAFDDATNIYMPPLFGFVSVAGGTLIAAWIAKATGRWTGMLDAKTFSSFGVCVGIFNYGFVPLPLVEKLFGEEALGVLFLHNVGVELAIWTVCVGLIAGGLSKGWWKHVLNPPSITIVVALSVNFLGLGPYIPEMIQQVMITLSAAAIPMMMLLIGANFFDQITGADDSNGESESFWGTATLAVLLRCGVFPLFYLTAAALLPISRELKQVAAIEAAMPAAVFPIVLTRLYGGEPRIALRVTIATTIIGLVTIPLWISSAIGVLGLEDSLIHGNVQSEKSPADVEPPKATAPHTKTPATVPPANAPAKDAAALGPEVVEINAQTIAGLKVRTNNLSETNSLTGKISNLYRRYFTEKIADLLPNPSPRYAVYHNYQQQSQGDYVLLVGGAVNQVTSDQLATATIASGKYLKFRAHGKQPQAVIDAWQEIAAYFPNSPHRRAYTTDFERYDDQSPDMVEIFVAIE comes from the coding sequence ATGATCGACCAAATACCAACCATCCTGGGCCTGACCGTCGCCGTTTTTCTGGTGATGTCGATTGGGGGCTCGGCGCGGCATCTCGGCTGGCTAACTCGCGAAGCCGACGAGGGGATGCTGAAGCTCTGCATCCGCGTCCTCGTCCCGTGTCTGATCTTTCGCTCCGTCGTCGGTAATCCGGCGTTCGATGACGCGACCAATATCTACATGCCGCCGCTGTTTGGTTTTGTCAGCGTCGCCGGCGGAACCTTGATCGCGGCCTGGATCGCCAAAGCGACCGGTCGCTGGACCGGGATGCTCGACGCCAAGACCTTTAGCTCCTTCGGCGTCTGCGTCGGCATCTTCAACTATGGTTTTGTCCCGTTGCCGCTGGTCGAAAAACTGTTTGGTGAAGAGGCGCTCGGCGTTCTCTTTCTCCACAATGTCGGCGTCGAACTGGCGATCTGGACCGTTTGCGTCGGCCTCATCGCCGGCGGGCTGTCGAAAGGTTGGTGGAAGCATGTGCTGAACCCGCCGAGCATTACCATCGTGGTCGCGCTGTCGGTTAACTTTCTGGGATTGGGGCCGTACATTCCTGAGATGATCCAGCAGGTCATGATAACGCTCAGCGCAGCTGCCATCCCGATGATGATGTTGCTGATCGGGGCGAACTTCTTTGATCAGATCACCGGCGCTGATGACAGCAACGGCGAGAGTGAGAGCTTTTGGGGAACAGCGACATTGGCGGTGCTGCTTCGGTGCGGCGTCTTTCCGCTGTTCTATCTTACGGCCGCGGCGCTATTGCCGATCTCACGCGAATTAAAACAAGTCGCTGCAATCGAAGCGGCGATGCCGGCCGCTGTCTTTCCGATCGTGCTGACGCGACTTTACGGGGGCGAACCACGGATCGCGTTGCGAGTCACAATCGCGACAACGATTATCGGCCTAGTGACGATCCCCCTGTGGATCTCGTCAGCGATCGGAGTACTGGGGCTGGAAGATTCCTTGATTCACGGCAACGTGCAAAGCGAAAAGTCGCCTGCCGACGTCGAACCACCGAAAGCGACCGCTCCTCACACCAAAACGCCGGCGACCGTTCCCCCGGCCAATGCGCCAGCCAAAGATGCGGCCGCGCTCGGTCCAGAAGTGGTGGAGATCAACGCCCAAACGATCGCCGGATTAAAAGTACGCACCAACAACCTGAGCGAAACGAATTCGCTCACCGGCAAGATCAGCAACCTCTACCGGCGCTACTTCACGGAGAAGATCGCCGACCTGCTGCCAAATCCTTCGCCACGCTACGCTGTCTATCACAACTATCAACAGCAGAGCCAAGGGGACTACGTCCTGCTGGTCGGCGGCGCCGTTAATCAGGTGACCAGCGATCAACTTGCAACGGCGACCATTGCGTCGGGCAAATACCTGAAATTCCGCGCTCACGGCAAACAACCGCAAGCCGTGATTGACGCCTGGCAAGAGATCGCCGCCTACTTCCCCAATAGCCCGCACCGCCGAGCCTATACGACCGATTTTGAGCGTTACGACGACCAATCTCCCGATATGGTCGAAATTTTCGTTGCGATCGAGTAA
- a CDS encoding NAD(P)-dependent oxidoreductase yields MPPLSITPGKTKIGWIGTGVMGASMCGHLIDAGFSATIYNRTKAKAQRLLDQGAAWGETPQAVAQQSDVVFTIVGFPTDVRAVILGDDGVLAGSKAGNVIVDMTTSQPSLAIEIAEMAAEKGVSSVDAPVSGGDIGAKEARLSIMIGGDEAVVAALQPCWETMGKTIVRQGGPGAGQHTKMVNQTLIASGMVAVCEGLLYGYKAGLDLETVLQSVGSGAAGSWSLTNLAPRIINNNFDPGFFVEHFIKDMGIALAEARRMGIALPGLALAEQLYQGVKSQGHGRDGTQALFLALSQLSGVDWRNR; encoded by the coding sequence ATGCCCCCGCTTTCGATTACCCCCGGCAAAACGAAGATTGGTTGGATCGGTACCGGCGTGATGGGCGCCAGCATGTGCGGGCACCTGATCGACGCAGGCTTCTCGGCGACCATCTACAACCGCACCAAAGCGAAAGCGCAACGCCTGCTAGATCAAGGCGCCGCGTGGGGCGAAACGCCGCAAGCCGTCGCCCAACAGAGCGATGTCGTTTTCACCATCGTCGGTTTTCCGACCGACGTACGTGCCGTGATCTTGGGGGACGATGGGGTTTTGGCGGGCTCGAAAGCAGGCAATGTGATCGTCGACATGACGACTAGCCAACCTTCGTTGGCGATTGAAATCGCCGAAATGGCGGCCGAAAAAGGAGTTTCGAGCGTTGACGCGCCGGTCTCTGGCGGAGACATCGGCGCCAAAGAGGCACGGCTATCGATCATGATCGGCGGCGACGAAGCGGTCGTCGCCGCGCTGCAGCCCTGCTGGGAAACGATGGGCAAGACGATCGTTCGCCAAGGGGGGCCCGGCGCCGGGCAGCACACCAAGATGGTCAATCAAACGTTAATTGCATCGGGGATGGTCGCAGTTTGCGAAGGTCTGCTGTACGGTTACAAAGCAGGGCTCGACCTCGAAACGGTTCTGCAATCGGTCGGATCCGGAGCGGCCGGTAGTTGGTCGCTGACCAATTTGGCCCCGCGAATCATTAACAACAACTTTGATCCTGGATTTTTTGTCGAGCATTTTATCAAGGATATGGGGATCGCACTGGCCGAAGCGCGGCGAATGGGAATCGCTTTACCGGGGCTGGCCCTGGCCGAGCAGCTCTATCAGGGGGTGAAGTCCCAAGGGCATGGCCGCGACGGAACTCAGGCGTTGTTTCTTGCCCTCAGTCAGCTCAGCGGCGTCGATTGGCGAAACCGATAA
- a CDS encoding disulfide bond formation protein B, translating into MFKSLGFWIAHFNVLAVSAVLLGAFGVQFGEQEIPCPLCMLQRMAMLLCALGSAYVILQARTGELSIPHFSAGYGMSILAAVCGAAISTRQVLLHIVPPDPGYGDPVFGLHLYTWALVVFVVVLIDSGLNLMFARELVTNQPLKFGVVSKGVIGLLGVIIIGNLLSVFCQEGFHWILPDDPARYELFYDLGIFKAN; encoded by the coding sequence ATGTTCAAGTCGCTTGGATTCTGGATCGCGCATTTTAATGTACTCGCCGTGAGCGCGGTCTTGCTTGGCGCCTTTGGCGTTCAGTTTGGAGAGCAAGAGATACCTTGTCCGCTCTGTATGCTGCAACGCATGGCCATGCTGTTGTGTGCCCTCGGATCGGCTTATGTCATCCTGCAGGCCCGAACCGGCGAGTTGTCGATCCCCCATTTTTCCGCCGGCTATGGCATGAGCATCTTGGCCGCCGTGTGCGGCGCTGCGATTTCGACACGCCAAGTCTTGCTACATATTGTCCCGCCGGACCCCGGCTATGGAGATCCCGTATTTGGTCTTCATTTGTATACTTGGGCGCTGGTTGTCTTTGTCGTAGTGTTGATCGATAGCGGCCTCAATCTGATGTTTGCCCGTGAACTTGTGACGAATCAGCCCTTGAAATTCGGCGTGGTTTCAAAAGGAGTGATCGGCTTGTTGGGAGTCATCATTATCGGCAACCTGTTGAGCGTATTTTGCCAAGAGGGGTTTCACTGGATTCTACCTGATGACCCAGCGCGATACGAACTGTTTTACGATCTCGGAATATTCAAAG